Sequence from the Burkholderia stabilis genome:
GATCAGCAGCTCGTCGACGCCGCGCTTCGTGACGGCGAGCGCATGCCGGACTTCGTCGGTGATCGGGAAAACAGGCTTGGAACTGGGTTCGGTGCTCATCGGTGCCAGGAGGAATGTCGCAAAAACAGGGATTTTCCCATAACTTGCGCGCGCATCGCTTAACGACGCGTCACGTTGCGCGGATAATCGGGCGCAAGGCGCGCGGCACCGGCCCGCGCCGCACGATCCAGGAGAACCCAACGTGCCGCAACGACATCCGCAAACCGCCCATCCGGCCGACGGCATCTACTTCGGGCTGATGTCGGGAACCAGCATGGACGGCGTCGACGGTGTCGCCGTACGCTTCGAGGCCGGCCACGCGCCGGTCGTGCTCGCGGAAGCGTTCGTCGGCTTCGCGCAATCGCTGCGCGACGCGCTGTTCGCGCTGCAGCAGCCGGGCGACGATGAAATCGACCGCGAATCGCTCGCCGCGAACGCGCTGGTCGCGCGCTATGCGGTGTGCTGCCACGAGTTGCAGCGCACGGCCGGGCTGTCACGTGACGAAATCCGCGCGATCGGCGTGCACGGCCAGACGGTACGCCATCGCCCCGAGCGCGGCTATACGCGGCAGCTCAACAACCCGGCGCTGCTCGCGGAGCTGACCCAGGTCGACGTGATCGCCGATTTCCGCAGCCGCGATGTGGCCGCCGGCGGCCACGGCGCGCCACTCGCGCCGGCGTTCCATGCGACGGTATTCGGTGCGCCGGGCGAAACGCGTGTCGTCTGCAATCTCGGCGGGATCAGCAACATCACGATCCTGCCCGGCGAAGGCGGCGACGTGCGCGGCTTCGATTGCGGCCCCGCGAATGCGCTGATCGACGAATGGGCGACGCGCCACCTCGGCAAGCCGTACGACGACGGCGGCAAGTTCGCTGCGCGCGGCACCGTGCAGGCGCCGCTGCTCGACGCGCTGCTCGACGAGCCGTATTTCGCCGCGCCGCCGCCGAAAAGCACCGGCCGCGACCTGTTCAATCCCGCGTGGCTCGACGCGAAGCTCGCCCCGTTCGCGCAAATCGCGCCGGCAGACGTGCAGGCGACACTCACGGCGCTCACCGCCGTCTCGGTCGCACGTGAGATCGCGCGGCACGCAGCCGGCTGCAAGGCGGTCTTCGTGTGCGGCGGCGGCGCCCGCAATCCCGTGTTGCTGGACGCGCTCAGGCACGCGCTGCGCGAAGCCGGCGTGCCGGCCACGGTCGATACGACGGCCGCGCTCGGCGTGCCGCCGCAGCAGGTCGAGGCGCTCGCGTTCGCCTGGCTCGCATACCGCTTCACCGCGCGCCAGCCCGGCAATCTCGCGACGGTCACCGGTGCGGCCGGCAACCGCGTCCTCGGCGCGCTTTATCCGCGCTGACGCGCGGCCGCCCGGCAGACACCGCATACAGGCATAAAAAAACGGGGCATAACGCCCCGTTTTTCATTCCGGCGAACCGGCGCGGATCTGCCGTGCGCTCAGACCGAGAACGACGAGCCGCACCCGCAGGTGGTGGTCGCGTTCGGGTTCTTGATCACGAACTGGGCGCCGTTGAGGTCGTCCTTGTAGTCGATCTCTGCACCGACCAGGTACTGGTAGCTCATCGAGTCGATCAGGAGCTGGACGCCGTTCTTGTCCATCACGGTGTCGTCCTCGTTGACTTCCTCGTCGAACGTGAAGCCATACTGGAAGCCGGAGCAGCCGCCGCCCTGCACGAACACGCGCAGCTTCAGGTCGGGATTGCCCTCTTCGTCGATCAATTGCTTGACCTTGTCGGCCGCTGCGTCGGTGAAGACGAACGGAAGCGGCATGTCGGTCGTCGTTGCTGCGGATTCGGTAACAGCGTTCATTGCGAACTCTCCAGGAAGCTTTAGCCGCTATTGTAGGGCCGATCAGAAGATCGTGCTGAAGTCCATGAAATCAATAGGTTCTTGTCGATTTCATCAAACACGCCTGCGCAGGCGGCCGCGGGCATAAAAAAACCGCCAGCGCAAAAGCTGGCGGTTTTTCCGGCGAACGCCGCCCGAAAGCGGCGCGGCCATGAAGCGGAATTAACGCTTCGAGAACTGCTTGGCGCGGCGTGCCTTGCGCAGACCGACCTTCTTACGCTCGACTTCACGCGCATCGCGCGTAACGAAGCCTGCGCTCGACAGCGACGGCTTCAGCGTCGCATCGTAGTCGATCAATGCACGGGTGATGCCGTGACGCACTGCGCCCGCCTGACCCGTTTCACCACCACCGTTCACGTTCACCTTGATGTCGAACGTCTGGCCGTGGTTCGTGAGTTCCAGCGGTTGACGCACGATCATCAGCGACGTTTCGCGCGAGAAGTAGTCAGCGATGGGCTTGCCGTTGACGATGATGTCGCCCTTGCCAGCCTTGATGAAGACACGTGCGACTGCGCTCTTGCGGCGGCCCGTACCGTAGTTCCAGTTACCGATCATGTGGGTCCCCTTAGATCTCGAGCGCCTTCGGCTGTTGAGCCGAGTGCGGATGCGTCGCTTCTGCGTAGACCTTCAGCTTCTTGATCATCGCGTAACCGAGCGGGCCCTTCGGCAGCATGCCCTTGACCGCCTTCTCGAGCGCACGGCCCGGGAAGCGTTCTTGCATCTTGCCGAACGTCGTTTCATAGATGCCGCCCGGGTAGCCCGAGTGACGGTAGTACTTCTTGTCCAGCGTCTTGTTGCCCGTGACCTTCAACTTGCTCGCGTTGATGATGATGATGAAATCACCAGTGTCGACGTGCGGGGTGAACTCAGGCTTGTGCTTGCCGCGCAGACGGCGTGCCACTTCGCTGGCAACACGGCCGAGAACCTTATCCGTCGCGTCAATCACGTACCATTCGCGCGTCACCTCATGGGCTTTTGCGGAAAACGTCTTCATGATCGATCCAAAAAAAATGCTTTGCCCGATGTGTTCTTCCTGCTTGTCTGTGTGCGCTTCGAGGCGCGGTGCAGGCTCTCCCTGTTCTTTTTCCGTGGGCATGAATGCGGAAAAGCCCTGAATTATAAAGGAAATACGGCGACGCGGTCAAAGGGAATCCACGCCCCGTGTCCGCGGCGCCCGAAATGGGCCAAAATCCGGTCGTGCCCCGACAAGCCAGGCGAACCGAGCGCCCGGGGAGGCACCCATCGACACGCGGCACATGACCTTGCCGCGCCAGACCGGCCGAACACGGAAAACAACAAACAAGCATGATGAAACAACGACTTACGCCCTTCTTCGCGGCCGCGCTGCTGGCCGCCGCGGCGCCTGCCGTCGCCGCTCACGCCGGCTGCGAAGCCAAGCTCGACGCGCTCGATGCTCGCATTGCCGAAGCCCGGACCGCCCACGCCGAGGATCGCGTCGCCCGCCTGCGCGCGGTACGCGAACGCGTGCGCCATTTTTGCGCACGGGGGCATGGCCATGCGTCGACACCCGCCGCAAGCCCCGGCGGCACGCCGCCCGACGCCGCGCCGCAGCCGGCCGCCCGGCAGCCCGCGTAACGGATGTCGGGGCGCGCAAGCTGCGCGCCGATGTTTGCACGAGACGAAAAAAAGCCCGAACGGCTGGTTCGGGCTTAATCCACCTTAGGAGGAGGGTGGAGGAGACATTCGGAGGTTGCCGCAGCGCGACAACCAATGAGGCTCATTATACGAACGCGTCTCCGACATCACAAGAAAATTTGCATTACGAAATCACCAACCATAATGCGAAATTCCGAGAAATCGATCAACAAGATTGATTTTCCCTTTAAAATCAATCACCTGACCTCACCTGACGCAAGCAAAAATCCCCCGCCCCTAGAGTAAAACCCCTAAAATCGGCAGGGAAATTGCCTTTCGGCACGTTGTCGCACACCGCCCGCGCGGCTCCGGCATTGCACGTCGTGCAGCGCATCAGCCGACCGTTGCGCAGCGGGCTACAATGCCGGATCGAATCCGAATCAGGCAACGCTGGAGTGCAAGCATGGAATGCAAAGTAAGCTGGATGGGTCAGGACGGCATGGCGTTTTCCGCCCAGACCGGGAGCGGGCATCTCGTCACGATGGACGGCGCCCCCGAAGGCGGCGGCCACAACCTCGCGCCGCGTCCGATGGAAATGGTGCTGCTCGGCACCGGCGGCTGCACGGCCTATGACGTCGTGCTGATCCTGAAGAAGAGCCGCCAGGAAGTCACCGGCTGCTCGGTCACGCTGAAGGCCGAGCGCGCGAGCGAAGACCCGAAGGTGTTCACGAAGGTGCACTTCCACTTCACCGTCACCGGCCGCAACCTGAACCCGGCCACGGTCGAACGCGCGATCAACCTGTCGCACGACAAGTACTGCTCCGCGTCGATCATGATCGCGAAGACGGCCGAACTCACGCATTCGTTCGACATCGTCGCCGCCTGAACGCACGGCGAGCGCGCATGAAAAAAGGGCCGGCGCTCCGCAAGGAGACGCCGGCCCTTTCGCATTCGAGCCGCAAAGCAGGCCGATAAGCCGGATTCTGTGCACGCTGCGCGCCGAAGCGCACAACGCGTGGCAGCCATTCCTCTAGGCGCGCCATTGCTGACGCGCTCAAGCTTCCTACCCGCAGACGAGACGGGGGCCCCGTCCTGCATCCGAAAATGCGCGCCTGCCTACTTGGAATTGCTCCGGGTGGAGGTTACCGTGCCGGCGGACGTCGCCGTCGCCGCGGTGCGCTCTTACCGCACCGTTTCACCCTTACCTGATCCCGGCTTGCGCCGGGCCATCGGCGGTTTGCTTTCTGTTGCCCTGTTCCGCGTGTTGCCACGGATGGCCGTTAGCCATCACCCTGCCCTGTGGAGTCCGGACTTTCCTCGCCCCCGCGCGCCCGAAGGCGGCGAGGCCGCGACTGCCTAGCCTGCTTTGCGACGCGCATTCTAGCACTGCGCGCCGCTGCCGGCAGCGCAACGGTCACGCCAGCTTCCAGCCGATCGTCTCGCCGCCGCGCAACGGCACGACCGGCGTGTCGCCCGCGAAGATCTCGCGCGGCAGTTCCCACGCCTCGCGGCGCAGTGTGACCGTCTCGGCGCTGCGCGGCAGCCCGTAGAAATCGGCACCGAAGAAGCTCGCGAAACCTTCCAGCTTGTCGAGCGCGCCGGCGTGATCGAACGCTTCCGCATACAGCTCGAGCGCGTGCAGCGCCGTGTAGCAGCCCGCACAGCCGCACGCGGTTTCCTTCGCGTCGCGCGCATGCGGCGCGCTGTCGGTACCGAGGAAGAAGCGCGGGTTGCCCGACGTCGCGGCCTCGACCAGTGCGACGCGATGCGTCTCGCGCTTCAGCACGGGCAGGCAGTAGTAGTGCGGGCGAATCCCGCCGACGAACAACGCATTGCGGTTGTACAGCAGGTGATGGGCCGTGATCGTCGCGCCGAGCAAGCCGGGCGCCGCGTCGGCGTCGCGCACGTAGTCGGCCGCGTCCTTCGTCGTGATGTGCTCGAACACGACCTTCAGGCCCGGGAAATCGCGGCGCAGCGGCGTCATCACACGGTCGATGAAAACGTTCTCGCGGTCGAACAGGTCGATCGACGCATCGGTCACCTCGCCGTGCACGAGCAGCGGCATGCCCGTTTCCTGCATGGCCTCGAGCGTCTTCGCGCATTTCGCGAGATCGGTCACGCCGCGGTCGGAGTTCGTCGTAGCGCCTGCCGGATACAGCTTCACGCCGTGCACGAAACCGCTTTCGCGCGCGCGGCGGATCTCGTCGGGCGGCGTGTTGTCGGTCAGGTACAGCGTCATCAGCGGTTCGAACGTCATCCCGGCCGGCAACGCGGCAAGGATGCGCTCGCGATAAGCCTGCGCCTGCGCGGTGGTCGTCACCGGCGGCTTCAGGTTCGGCATGACGATCGCGCGGCCGAACTGGCGCGCGGTGTGCGGCAGCACGGCGGCCAGCATGTCGCCGTCTCGCAGGTGCAGGTGCCAGTCGTCGGGACGGGCGAGCGAGAGCGTCGCCGGGGAGGAAGCGTTCGAGGCAGTCATAGAAGGCGTCGTGAGGAACGGGCGGCCATTGGCGGGGCCGGAACGCGCGTGCGCGGGCCGACTGACGGCAAACCGCAACACGAGGCCTTCGGCCGGCGGAATCCGCTTTTTACCGCTCAAGGCTCGGTGATATGCTAGAAGCCGCATTGTACCGGGGTTCGCCCGGTTCGTTACCCCCCGCCTCAGCCTGCCGCCCCAAGTAAAATGTGCCAACTCTTAGGAATGAACTGCGCCGCGCCGACGGACGTCACATTCTCCTTCACAGGTTTCGCGGCCCGGGGCGGGCTCACCGATCACCATGCCGACGGCTGGGGCATCGCGTTCTTCGAAGATAAAGCCTGCCGCCTCTTCATCGATCACCAGGCATCGGCCACGTCGCCGATCGCCGAAATGGTGAAACGCTACCCGATCAAGTCCAAGAACACGATCGCGCACATCCGCAAGGCGACGCAGGGCCACATCCTGCTCGAGAACAGCCATCCGTTCATGCGCGAGCTGTGGGGCCGGCACTGGATCTTCGCGCATAACGGCGACCTGCAGGATTACGCCCCGGACATGGACGGCAGCGTCTACCATCCGGTCGGCACGACCGACAGCGAACAGGCGTTCTGCGTGCTGATGCAGGGGCTGCGCGAGGCATTTCCCGGTGCGCAGCCGCCGCTGCCCGAACTGTTCGAACGCGTGGGCGAGCTGACGCGCGGCATCACCGATCATGGCGTATTCAACTTCCTGATGTCGAACGGCCAGGCGCTGTTCGCGCACTGCTCGACGCGGCTGCACTACCTCGTGCGACGCTGGCCGTTCTCGACCGCGCATCTCGTCGACGAAGACCTGTCGATCGACTTCGCGAAATATACGACGCCCGAAGATCGCGTCGCGGTGATCGCGACGCAGCCGCTCACCGACAACGAGGTCTGGACCGCGTTCGAGCCCGGCGAGCTGATCATGTTCCAGTGCGGCGACGTCGCCGCGCGGATGCAGATTCCGGTGCCCGAGCGCGTGCTCGAGAAGCTGCGCAATCCGGCGCTCGACGCGTCCGCATCGGCGCCGCGCGAAGCGCTCGCAACGGCCGCCGACGGCGATTCCGACGACGCGATCGATTTCTGATCCGGGCGCGCTGGCGCCCTTCCTCTTCTCTTCCGTTTTCACCGTCACCCGGCAACGCAATTGCACGCGGCGCTTGATCGTGGCGTGCAGTTTCGTGCGCATGCAAAGCGTCGACATTCTCGGCTGGAGAAAATCGCGCGCTCCGTACTGATTCCGTTTCACCCGGACCACAGTCCGGCATATCGAATCGACGCCGCACGACATTCGCTTGATTTTATTAATTTCCAAGCGAGAATAATTCAAATATCAAATAACCAAGCCAAGAAAACATCAAGCATATATAATCCGGAAGCCGTAGTTTAGCGCACCACCCCGACGCGAACCGTGCGGCACCCCACCGATCCAGCAACCATCAAATCACATCGAAAAAATCGACCAAAGCCTTACCTACAAAGGCTTTCAGTTCGATTCACCACACAATCCAAAAATACCGAATAAAGTTGGCATTATTGCCACATTTAATATTTTTTTGATAATCAGCCACCCCTCCGATCAGT
This genomic interval carries:
- a CDS encoding anhydro-N-acetylmuramic acid kinase; protein product: MPQRHPQTAHPADGIYFGLMSGTSMDGVDGVAVRFEAGHAPVVLAEAFVGFAQSLRDALFALQQPGDDEIDRESLAANALVARYAVCCHELQRTAGLSRDEIRAIGVHGQTVRHRPERGYTRQLNNPALLAELTQVDVIADFRSRDVAAGGHGAPLAPAFHATVFGAPGETRVVCNLGGISNITILPGEGGDVRGFDCGPANALIDEWATRHLGKPYDDGGKFAARGTVQAPLLDALLDEPYFAAPPPKSTGRDLFNPAWLDAKLAPFAQIAPADVQATLTALTAVSVAREIARHAAGCKAVFVCGGGARNPVLLDALRHALREAGVPATVDTTAALGVPPQQVEALAFAWLAYRFTARQPGNLATVTGAAGNRVLGALYPR
- the erpA gene encoding iron-sulfur cluster insertion protein ErpA yields the protein MNAVTESAATTTDMPLPFVFTDAAADKVKQLIDEEGNPDLKLRVFVQGGGCSGFQYGFTFDEEVNEDDTVMDKNGVQLLIDSMSYQYLVGAEIDYKDDLNGAQFVIKNPNATTTCGCGSSFSV
- the rpsI gene encoding 30S ribosomal protein S9 — encoded protein: MIGNWNYGTGRRKSAVARVFIKAGKGDIIVNGKPIADYFSRETSLMIVRQPLELTNHGQTFDIKVNVNGGGETGQAGAVRHGITRALIDYDATLKPSLSSAGFVTRDAREVERKKVGLRKARRAKQFSKR
- the rplM gene encoding 50S ribosomal protein L13, yielding MKTFSAKAHEVTREWYVIDATDKVLGRVASEVARRLRGKHKPEFTPHVDTGDFIIIINASKLKVTGNKTLDKKYYRHSGYPGGIYETTFGKMQERFPGRALEKAVKGMLPKGPLGYAMIKKLKVYAEATHPHSAQQPKALEI
- a CDS encoding DUF1090 family protein, whose amino-acid sequence is MMKQRLTPFFAAALLAAAAPAVAAHAGCEAKLDALDARIAEARTAHAEDRVARLRAVRERVRHFCARGHGHASTPAASPGGTPPDAAPQPAARQPA
- a CDS encoding OsmC family protein: MPDRIRIRQRWSASMECKVSWMGQDGMAFSAQTGSGHLVTMDGAPEGGGHNLAPRPMEMVLLGTGGCTAYDVVLILKKSRQEVTGCSVTLKAERASEDPKVFTKVHFHFTVTGRNLNPATVERAINLSHDKYCSASIMIAKTAELTHSFDIVAA
- the pyrC gene encoding dihydroorotase, coding for MTASNASSPATLSLARPDDWHLHLRDGDMLAAVLPHTARQFGRAIVMPNLKPPVTTTAQAQAYRERILAALPAGMTFEPLMTLYLTDNTPPDEIRRARESGFVHGVKLYPAGATTNSDRGVTDLAKCAKTLEAMQETGMPLLVHGEVTDASIDLFDRENVFIDRVMTPLRRDFPGLKVVFEHITTKDAADYVRDADAAPGLLGATITAHHLLYNRNALFVGGIRPHYYCLPVLKRETHRVALVEAATSGNPRFFLGTDSAPHARDAKETACGCAGCYTALHALELYAEAFDHAGALDKLEGFASFFGADFYGLPRSAETVTLRREAWELPREIFAGDTPVVPLRGGETIGWKLA
- a CDS encoding class II glutamine amidotransferase codes for the protein MCQLLGMNCAAPTDVTFSFTGFAARGGLTDHHADGWGIAFFEDKACRLFIDHQASATSPIAEMVKRYPIKSKNTIAHIRKATQGHILLENSHPFMRELWGRHWIFAHNGDLQDYAPDMDGSVYHPVGTTDSEQAFCVLMQGLREAFPGAQPPLPELFERVGELTRGITDHGVFNFLMSNGQALFAHCSTRLHYLVRRWPFSTAHLVDEDLSIDFAKYTTPEDRVAVIATQPLTDNEVWTAFEPGELIMFQCGDVAARMQIPVPERVLEKLRNPALDASASAPREALATAADGDSDDAIDF